In Amycolatopsis endophytica, the following are encoded in one genomic region:
- a CDS encoding sensor histidine kinase, with amino-acid sequence MGRVWGRALEVLAGAPVVALLLYESRHNAQPWEQIGGVVAIVVAVGVARRSPWLSLTAAVASSTAMLFNFGGRVPAWPVLLMVPFAYLAGRRMESVRPALVTFLSVAGFAVPMSLAIGRHAMADWGAMAGVLLFAGVLPWQLGRYMRTREDLVRSGWQRAEELELRQRIVAEEARLRERARIASDMHDSLGHELSLIALRAAALEMSGSAEAKALRENAAAATERLREIIGVLREDAAVPVEPVQGGVAGLVERARASGVDIAFDEEPSAPGERASSSTAVLSPASARVFAGSHPSPDGRGASGAVVVPPGSVPEDPAPPMVERAAYRVIQEALTNVTKHAPGARVTVRIARAPDETVVQVCNGPPPAGPLPGTVSGRRGLAGLGERVRLLGGTLHAGPRDGGFEVVARLPHAAGPAPVDTTESESARQHGQARRKVRRRLVAALVVPPSIMAGLLGVVGTVNLYQWQTSVLEPADYERLRVGQPRAEVAAVLPERQRDPHVQAPEPPGVTCEYYGTGRSILQLRFDAYRLCFAGDRLVHKELLTDVREAT; translated from the coding sequence ATGGGGAGAGTCTGGGGACGAGCGCTCGAAGTGCTGGCCGGTGCGCCGGTGGTGGCACTGCTGCTCTATGAGAGCAGGCACAACGCGCAGCCGTGGGAGCAGATCGGCGGTGTGGTCGCGATCGTCGTCGCGGTCGGCGTCGCGCGCCGCAGCCCGTGGTTGTCACTGACCGCTGCCGTGGCGTCCAGCACCGCGATGCTGTTCAACTTCGGCGGTCGTGTCCCGGCGTGGCCGGTGCTGCTGATGGTGCCGTTCGCCTACCTGGCGGGCAGGCGCATGGAGTCGGTGCGTCCGGCACTGGTGACCTTCCTGTCGGTGGCGGGGTTCGCCGTGCCGATGTCGCTCGCGATCGGCCGCCACGCCATGGCGGACTGGGGCGCGATGGCCGGGGTGCTGTTGTTCGCCGGGGTGCTGCCGTGGCAGCTCGGGCGGTACATGCGCACGCGGGAGGACCTGGTGCGGTCCGGCTGGCAGCGCGCGGAGGAGCTGGAGCTGCGGCAGCGGATCGTCGCGGAGGAGGCGCGGCTGCGCGAGCGGGCACGCATCGCCAGCGACATGCACGATTCGCTGGGGCACGAGCTGAGTCTGATCGCACTCCGCGCGGCCGCGCTGGAGATGTCGGGTAGCGCAGAGGCCAAGGCCCTGCGCGAGAACGCCGCCGCGGCGACCGAGCGTCTGCGCGAGATCATCGGCGTCCTGCGCGAGGATGCCGCAGTCCCGGTCGAACCGGTGCAGGGTGGCGTTGCCGGGCTGGTCGAACGCGCCCGGGCATCCGGTGTGGACATCGCGTTCGACGAAGAGCCATCTGCGCCGGGTGAGCGGGCTTCGTCCAGCACCGCGGTGCTTTCCCCTGCGTCGGCACGGGTCTTCGCCGGTAGCCATCCGTCTCCGGATGGCCGGGGTGCTTCCGGCGCTGTGGTGGTTCCACCCGGGTCCGTCCCGGAGGATCCGGCTCCGCCCATGGTCGAGCGCGCCGCGTACCGGGTGATCCAGGAAGCACTGACCAACGTCACGAAACATGCTCCCGGCGCGCGGGTCACCGTCCGCATCGCACGAGCGCCGGACGAAACCGTCGTCCAGGTGTGCAACGGCCCGCCACCGGCCGGGCCCCTTCCGGGCACCGTCTCCGGTCGCCGGGGCCTGGCGGGGCTGGGGGAGCGGGTACGGCTCCTGGGCGGAACGCTTCACGCCGGTCCCCGCGACGGCGGCTTCGAAGTGGTGGCCCGCCTCCCGCACGCGGCCGGGCCCGCGCCGGTCGACACCACCGAGTCGGAGTCGGCCCGGCAGCACGGTCAGGCCCGGCGCAAGGTGCGACGGCGCCTGGTCGCCGCGCTCGTCGTGCCACCGTCGATCATGGCCGGGCTCCTGGGCGTGGTCGGGACCGTCAACCTCTACCAGTGGCAGACCTCCGTGCTGGAACCCGCCGATTACGAGCGACTGCGCGTCGGGCAGCCCCGCGCCGAAGTCGCGGCGGTTCTCCCGGAGCGGCAACGCGACCCCCACGTCCAGGCGCCCGAGCCACCTGGAGTGACCTGCGAGTACTACGGCACCGGCCGCAGCATCCTGCAGCTGCGGTTCGACGCCTACCGGCTCTGCTTCGCCGGTGACCGACTCGTGCACAAGGAACTTCTGACCGACGTGCGAGAGGCCACGTGA
- a CDS encoding dienelactone hydrolase family protein produces MTQDIETSRITVNGLGAHLARPVGGSESGMLLLPMVTGVGEQVREWAEAIAATGVTALVWDPWHGVSSDDTSIPDLLAKMPELDDAVAMDEQGQLLDHLLGDLGCTRAGVIGWCLGGRFALILGGRDHRLSGVVAYHPTVPGETPPNHTMDAVAHAGLIKAPVMMLYPTADDLVPRSRFDELQAALQGRATGASLIHVYPDAEHGFSSKTRHGNPVNAEAFALSWPQVLDFVRTTTKSDFR; encoded by the coding sequence ATGACACAGGACATCGAAACGTCGCGGATCACCGTCAACGGCCTCGGCGCCCACCTCGCCCGGCCCGTCGGCGGCAGCGAATCCGGCATGCTGCTGCTGCCCATGGTCACCGGTGTCGGCGAGCAGGTCCGCGAGTGGGCGGAGGCGATCGCCGCGACCGGTGTCACCGCACTCGTGTGGGATCCGTGGCACGGTGTGAGCAGCGACGACACCTCCATCCCCGATCTGCTGGCGAAGATGCCCGAACTCGACGACGCGGTCGCGATGGACGAGCAGGGGCAGCTGCTGGACCACCTCCTTGGCGACCTCGGCTGCACCCGCGCGGGCGTGATCGGCTGGTGCCTCGGCGGGCGGTTCGCGCTCATCCTGGGTGGCCGGGATCACCGTCTCTCGGGTGTGGTGGCCTACCACCCGACGGTGCCCGGCGAGACCCCGCCGAATCACACGATGGACGCCGTCGCGCACGCGGGGCTCATCAAGGCGCCCGTGATGATGTTGTACCCCACGGCGGACGACCTGGTGCCACGCTCGCGCTTCGACGAGCTGCAGGCAGCGCTGCAGGGCCGCGCGACCGGCGCCAGCCTGATCCACGTGTACCCGGACGCGGAACACGGCTTCTCCAGTAAGACGCGGCACGGGAACCCGGTCAACGCCGAGGCGTTCGCGCTGTCCTGGCCGCAGGTGCTCGACTTCGTCCGGACGACCACGAAATCTGACTTTCGATAG
- a CDS encoding VOC family protein encodes MIRRIFPYVEGKDPAASRDFYVEVLGLEVAMEDPVLGLRAPANPSAQVLIPPAGMDEIVPRVGIDVGEPEAVDAAHAEALRRGLRIVYPLTDEPWGVRRFFVEDPGGTVVNVLAHRPQAATMR; translated from the coding sequence GTGATCAGGAGAATCTTCCCGTACGTCGAAGGAAAAGATCCCGCCGCCTCGCGTGACTTCTACGTCGAAGTCCTCGGGCTCGAGGTGGCGATGGAGGATCCGGTGCTCGGCCTGCGTGCCCCGGCCAACCCGTCCGCGCAGGTCCTCATCCCGCCCGCCGGGATGGACGAAATCGTGCCGCGGGTCGGCATCGACGTCGGGGAACCGGAAGCGGTCGACGCGGCACATGCCGAGGCGCTGCGCCGGGGCCTGCGGATCGTCTATCCGCTCACCGACGAGCCGTGGGGCGTGCGCCGCTTCTTCGTGGAGGATCCGGGCGGCACGGTGGTCAACGTGCTCGCGCACCGCCCTCAGGCGGCCACGATGAGGTAG
- a CDS encoding inorganic phosphate transporter, producing MDLSLIVLVVIIAALAFDFTNGFHDTANAMATSIATGALRPKVAVGISAVLNLVGAFLSVEVAKTISGGIVDDTRITPVVVFAGLVGAILWNLLTWLFGLPSSSSHALFGGLIGATWVASGADAVHFAEVVEKILIPAVASPVVAGLVAVVGTYLVYRITAKVREDVVGKSFKRAQVLSASLVSLAHGTNDAQKTMGVITLTLISSGSLAPGSGPPLWVVLSAGLAIALGTYLGGWRIIQTMGRKITDVQTPQGFAAETSAAATILASSHLGFALSTTHVCSGGIIGSGVGRRLAEVRWGVAGRMALAWLLTLPAAAAVGAVAAEIATRGTVGTVVVVAALLAAALGIWMWSRRNPVTAKSMTEPDRAVPAAA from the coding sequence GTGGACCTCTCCCTGATCGTCCTCGTGGTGATCATCGCCGCGCTGGCCTTCGACTTCACCAACGGCTTCCACGACACCGCCAACGCGATGGCGACCTCCATCGCCACCGGCGCCCTCAGACCGAAGGTCGCCGTCGGCATCTCCGCCGTGCTGAACCTCGTCGGCGCGTTCCTGTCGGTCGAAGTCGCCAAGACGATCTCCGGGGGGATCGTGGACGACACGAGGATCACCCCGGTGGTGGTGTTCGCCGGCCTGGTCGGCGCGATCCTGTGGAACCTGCTGACCTGGTTGTTCGGCCTCCCGTCCAGTTCGTCGCACGCGTTGTTCGGCGGGCTGATCGGCGCGACGTGGGTCGCCTCCGGCGCCGACGCGGTGCACTTCGCCGAGGTCGTGGAGAAGATCCTGATCCCCGCCGTCGCCTCGCCGGTCGTCGCCGGGCTGGTCGCGGTCGTCGGCACCTACCTCGTCTACCGGATCACCGCGAAGGTGCGGGAGGACGTGGTGGGCAAGTCGTTCAAGCGCGCACAGGTGCTGTCGGCTTCGCTGGTCTCGCTCGCGCACGGAACGAACGACGCGCAGAAGACCATGGGCGTGATCACGCTGACGCTCATCTCGTCCGGCTCGCTGGCCCCGGGATCCGGGCCGCCGCTGTGGGTCGTGCTCAGCGCCGGTCTGGCGATCGCGCTCGGCACCTACCTGGGCGGCTGGCGGATCATCCAGACGATGGGCCGCAAGATCACCGACGTGCAGACGCCACAGGGCTTCGCGGCGGAGACCAGCGCGGCCGCCACGATCCTCGCGTCCTCGCACCTCGGCTTCGCGTTGTCCACCACGCACGTGTGCTCAGGCGGCATCATCGGCTCTGGCGTCGGACGACGGCTGGCCGAGGTCCGGTGGGGCGTCGCGGGCCGGATGGCGCTGGCCTGGCTGCTCACCCTGCCCGCCGCGGCCGCGGTCGGGGCGGTCGCCGCCGAAATCGCGACCCGTGGCACGGTCGGCACCGTCGTGGTGGTCGCCGCGCTCCTCGCCGCGGCGCTGGGCATCTGGATGTGGTCGCGGCGCAATCCGGTGACCGCGAAGTCCATGACCGAACCCGACCGAGCCGTTCCCGCGGCGGCCTGA
- the hutI gene encoding imidazolonepropionase, whose translation MAILITGIGELTTNDEVLGTVHDAAIVVDGPVVAWAGPASRAPDADERVDVEGRAALPGWVDSHTHLVFAGDRTAEFEARMAGEPYSAGGIAVTVEATRAAGDAELAANLRWHVAEAARQGTTCLETKTGYGLTVADEARSARIAAKVVDEVTFLGAHVVPPGADAESYADLVCGEMLDAVASSVHWADVFCETGAFDEAQSERVLLAAKQRGLGLRVHGNQLGAGPGVRLAVRAGAASVDHCSHLSESDIEALAGSGTVATLLPACDLSTRQPLAPARRLLDAGAKIALATNANPGSSYTTSMNFCVATAVLQMGLSVEEAVRAATLGGAQALRRGDVGVIRPGARADLHVLAAKSRTDLAYRPGVPLTWQVWRKGKLVA comes from the coding sequence GTGGCGATCCTGATCACCGGCATCGGCGAGTTGACCACCAACGACGAAGTGCTCGGCACCGTGCACGACGCGGCGATCGTGGTGGACGGTCCGGTCGTCGCCTGGGCCGGCCCGGCGAGCCGCGCACCGGACGCGGACGAGCGCGTGGACGTCGAGGGCCGCGCCGCGCTGCCCGGCTGGGTCGACAGCCACACGCACCTCGTGTTCGCCGGCGACCGGACCGCCGAGTTCGAGGCCAGGATGGCCGGTGAGCCGTACTCGGCTGGCGGCATCGCGGTCACGGTGGAAGCGACCCGGGCGGCAGGCGACGCGGAGCTGGCCGCGAACCTGCGGTGGCACGTCGCCGAGGCGGCGCGCCAGGGCACGACCTGTCTGGAGACCAAAACCGGGTACGGCCTGACGGTCGCCGACGAGGCGCGCTCTGCGCGGATCGCGGCGAAGGTGGTCGACGAGGTCACCTTCCTCGGCGCGCACGTGGTGCCGCCGGGCGCGGACGCCGAGTCCTATGCGGACCTCGTGTGCGGCGAGATGCTCGACGCGGTCGCGTCTTCCGTGCACTGGGCCGACGTGTTCTGTGAAACCGGAGCGTTCGACGAGGCCCAGTCCGAACGGGTCCTGCTCGCGGCGAAGCAGCGCGGTCTGGGCTTGCGGGTGCACGGAAACCAGCTCGGCGCCGGTCCCGGGGTCCGGCTGGCGGTGCGGGCCGGCGCCGCCAGCGTCGATCACTGCTCTCATCTGTCCGAATCGGACATCGAAGCGCTCGCCGGATCCGGCACGGTGGCGACGCTGCTCCCGGCCTGCGACCTGTCCACCCGCCAACCACTCGCCCCGGCGCGGCGCCTTCTCGACGCGGGAGCGAAGATCGCCTTGGCCACCAACGCGAATCCCGGCAGCTCCTACACCACGTCGATGAACTTCTGCGTGGCGACGGCGGTCCTGCAGATGGGACTGTCGGTCGAAGAGGCCGTCCGCGCCGCGACGCTGGGGGGTGCGCAGGCTCTTCGCCGCGGAGACGTCGGCGTCATCCGTCCCGGCGCACGCGCTGATCTCCACGTGCTCGCAGCGAAATCCCGGACAGACCTCGCATATCGCCCGGGAGTGCCGTTGACGTGGCAAGTGTGGCGAAAGGGAAAGCTTGTGGCGTAA
- a CDS encoding formimidoylglutamate deiminase, translating to MTILWAEHAWLPGGVASDVRIETADGLLTAVTPNVPREGTVLRGLVLPGFANAHSHVFHRALRGRTHHDRGTFWTWRDRMYELAAKLDPDSCLRLARAVYAEMTLAGYTAVGEFHYLHHAPGGRHYDDPNAMGHALIQAAAEAGIRLTLLDTCYLAGGFDRELSGVQLRFGDGDVDGWAARLAALKPGTAVVGAAVHSVRAVPAAQLPFFAGYDGPLHVHLSEQRSENDDCRARHGCTPTELLHRAGVLGPRTVAVHATHLTDTDISSLSRVCFCPTTERDLGDGIGPARRLADAGAALCLGSDSQAVIDPFAELRALELHERLAAEERGCFAVGELMAAASDHSAIGQPPAALTGGAPADLVVIALDSVRTAGTAPGGAVFAASAADVTDVLVGGRWIVRDGVHQLVERPAAALADEVEALWRS from the coding sequence ATGACGATCTTGTGGGCCGAGCACGCGTGGTTGCCGGGCGGAGTCGCCTCGGACGTGCGGATCGAGACCGCGGACGGTCTGCTCACGGCCGTCACACCGAACGTGCCACGGGAAGGGACCGTGCTGCGCGGTCTCGTGCTGCCCGGCTTCGCCAACGCGCACTCGCACGTCTTCCACCGTGCCCTGCGCGGACGGACGCACCACGACCGCGGCACGTTCTGGACCTGGCGCGACCGCATGTACGAGCTGGCCGCGAAACTCGACCCGGACTCCTGCCTCCGGCTGGCCCGCGCCGTGTACGCCGAGATGACGCTCGCCGGGTACACCGCCGTCGGTGAGTTCCACTACCTGCACCACGCGCCCGGCGGACGGCACTACGACGATCCGAACGCGATGGGGCACGCCCTGATCCAGGCCGCCGCCGAGGCGGGTATCCGCCTCACCCTGCTCGACACCTGTTATCTGGCAGGCGGTTTCGACCGTGAGCTGTCCGGCGTGCAGCTCCGGTTCGGCGACGGCGACGTGGACGGCTGGGCCGCACGTCTCGCGGCGCTGAAGCCCGGGACAGCGGTGGTCGGCGCGGCCGTGCACTCCGTCCGCGCCGTTCCCGCCGCGCAGCTGCCGTTCTTCGCGGGTTACGACGGCCCGCTGCACGTCCACCTCTCCGAGCAGCGATCCGAGAACGACGACTGCCGCGCCCGCCACGGATGCACGCCCACCGAACTGCTGCACCGCGCCGGTGTCCTCGGACCGCGCACCGTCGCCGTGCACGCCACCCATCTCACGGACACGGACATCAGCTCGTTGTCCCGGGTCTGCTTCTGTCCGACCACCGAACGGGACCTCGGCGACGGAATCGGCCCCGCGCGGCGGCTGGCGGACGCGGGTGCCGCGTTGTGCCTGGGCAGCGACAGCCAGGCCGTGATCGATCCGTTCGCCGAACTGCGGGCGCTCGAACTGCACGAACGGCTCGCGGCCGAGGAACGCGGGTGCTTCGCCGTCGGCGAGTTGATGGCGGCGGCCAGCGATCACAGCGCGATCGGGCAGCCCCCGGCCGCGTTGACCGGCGGAGCCCCCGCCGATCTGGTCGTGATCGCGCTGGACTCGGTGCGCACGGCCGGAACCGCGCCCGGCGGGGCGGTGTTCGCCGCCTCCGCCGCCGACGTGACCGATGTGCTGGTCGGTGGTCGCTGGATCGTGCGGGACGGGGTGCACCAGCTGGTCGAGCGCCCGGCGGCGGCGCTGGCGGACGAGGTGGAGGCGTTGTGGCGATCCTGA
- a CDS encoding allantoate amidohydrolase, with the protein MSLLDDLADVGRAPGGGYARHGFDRAEAEMRDWFREQAGRRGLDVETDRNGNLWAWWGTPGPDALVTGSHLDSVPGGGAFDGPLGVISALEAVSRMDRPARPFAVIVFTEEEGGRFGVPCLGSRLLTGALAPDRARALRDADGVTLAEAAASAGVDPVHIGRDEEALSRIGTFVELHVEQGRGLDVPVGVGSTVIEHGRWRFSFMGEGNHAGTTVLGDRHDPMLPAAETVLATRRIASTVDARATVGRLVPHPGGTNVIPSTVDLWLDARGHSRDVVAELTGVAERAAAAEGCTLTVTEESYSGTVTFDPTLRDRLTDLLGAPELPTGAGHDAAVLAAHAPTAMLYVRNPTGISHAPEEFAEDTDIEAGVVALTRVLESLSR; encoded by the coding sequence GTGAGCCTGCTCGACGACCTCGCCGACGTGGGTCGCGCTCCCGGCGGCGGCTATGCCCGGCACGGTTTCGACCGGGCCGAAGCCGAGATGCGGGACTGGTTCCGCGAGCAGGCCGGGCGTCGTGGCCTGGACGTGGAAACCGACCGCAACGGCAACCTCTGGGCGTGGTGGGGTACACCGGGGCCGGACGCGTTGGTGACCGGCAGTCATCTCGACTCCGTTCCCGGCGGTGGCGCCTTCGACGGCCCGCTTGGCGTGATCAGCGCGCTGGAAGCCGTGTCCCGGATGGACCGTCCGGCGCGGCCGTTCGCCGTGATCGTGTTCACCGAGGAGGAGGGCGGCCGGTTCGGCGTGCCGTGCCTCGGCTCGCGCCTCCTCACGGGTGCTCTCGCGCCCGACCGCGCGCGGGCTCTGCGCGACGCGGATGGCGTGACACTCGCCGAGGCCGCGGCCTCCGCCGGAGTGGATCCGGTGCACATCGGACGGGACGAGGAGGCACTGAGCCGCATCGGGACGTTCGTCGAACTGCACGTCGAGCAGGGGCGGGGCCTGGACGTGCCGGTGGGCGTCGGCAGCACCGTGATCGAGCACGGGCGGTGGCGGTTCTCGTTCATGGGAGAAGGGAACCACGCGGGTACGACAGTTTTGGGCGACCGCCACGATCCGATGCTGCCCGCCGCCGAAACCGTTCTCGCCACGCGCCGCATCGCGTCTACTGTGGACGCACGCGCGACAGTGGGTCGTCTGGTCCCGCATCCGGGCGGCACCAACGTCATCCCGTCCACCGTGGACCTGTGGCTGGACGCGCGGGGGCACAGTCGCGACGTGGTGGCGGAACTGACCGGAGTGGCCGAGCGAGCTGCTGCCGCCGAAGGGTGCACGCTCACCGTCACCGAGGAGTCCTACAGCGGGACAGTCACGTTCGACCCGACGCTGCGGGACCGTCTGACGGACCTGCTCGGCGCACCCGAGCTGCCGACCGGTGCCGGGCACGACGCCGCGGTCCTGGCCGCGCACGCGCCCACCGCGATGCTGTATGTGCGCAACCCGACCGGCATCAGCCACGCGCCGGAGGAGTTCGCCGAGGACACCGACATCGAGGCGGGTGTGGTCGCGCTGACCCGGGTTCTGGAGTCGTTGTCGAGATGA
- the hutU gene encoding urocanate hydratase, whose protein sequence is MSRTVRAARGTTLTAGNWQTEAALRMLHNNLDPDVAERPQDLVVYGGTGKAARDWASFDAITRCLTTLTEDETLLVQSGKPAGVLRTHEWAPRVLIANSNLVGDWATWPEFRRLEKLGLTMYGQMTAGSWIYIGTQGILQGTYETFAAVAAKRFGGSLNGTLTLTSGLGGMGGAQPLAITMNGGTALVVECDPARARRRLDTRYLDELASDVDGAVRRVTAARKAGEAVSVGVIGNAADVLPELLRRGLEADIVTDQTSAHDPLAYLPRGVDVADWPDYAAAKPDEFTDRSRESMAEHVEAMIGFLDAGAEVFDYGNSLRGEAKLGGCARAFDYPGFVPAYIRPLFCAGRGPFRWAALSGDPADIAATDRAILDLFGDNDSLVRWIRLAGERVAYQGLPARICWLGYGERHLAGLRFNEMVASGELSAPVVIGRDHLDAGSVASPYRETEAMADGSDAIADWPLLNALVNTASGATWVSLHHGGGVGMGRSIHAGQVCVADGTPLAAQKIERVLTNDPGMGVLRHVDAGYERASEVAAQRGMRVPMREEP, encoded by the coding sequence ATGAGCCGCACCGTCCGTGCCGCCCGCGGAACCACGCTGACGGCCGGGAACTGGCAGACCGAAGCCGCGTTGCGGATGCTGCACAACAACCTCGACCCCGATGTCGCCGAACGACCACAGGACCTGGTCGTGTACGGCGGCACCGGAAAGGCCGCCCGCGACTGGGCGAGCTTCGACGCGATCACCCGCTGCCTCACCACGTTGACCGAGGACGAGACGCTCCTGGTGCAGTCTGGCAAGCCGGCAGGCGTCCTGCGCACGCACGAGTGGGCACCTCGTGTGCTGATCGCGAACTCGAACCTCGTCGGTGACTGGGCGACGTGGCCCGAGTTCCGCAGGCTGGAGAAGCTCGGCCTGACCATGTACGGGCAGATGACCGCCGGTTCGTGGATCTACATCGGCACGCAGGGGATCCTGCAGGGCACCTACGAGACCTTCGCGGCGGTGGCCGCGAAACGGTTCGGCGGTTCGCTGAACGGAACATTGACTCTCACCTCCGGACTGGGCGGAATGGGCGGTGCGCAACCGCTGGCGATCACGATGAACGGGGGAACGGCTCTGGTCGTCGAATGCGATCCGGCGCGGGCGCGGCGCCGTCTGGACACCCGGTACCTCGACGAGCTGGCCTCCGATGTGGACGGGGCGGTCCGGCGGGTGACCGCCGCGAGGAAGGCCGGCGAAGCCGTGTCGGTCGGCGTGATCGGCAACGCCGCCGACGTCCTGCCCGAGCTGCTGCGGCGCGGACTCGAAGCGGACATCGTCACCGACCAGACCTCGGCCCACGATCCGCTCGCGTACCTGCCACGCGGTGTCGACGTCGCCGACTGGCCCGACTACGCGGCCGCGAAACCCGACGAGTTCACCGACCGCTCACGCGAATCGATGGCCGAGCACGTCGAGGCGATGATCGGTTTCCTCGACGCCGGTGCAGAGGTTTTCGACTACGGCAACTCCCTTCGTGGTGAGGCGAAACTGGGCGGTTGTGCACGGGCCTTCGACTACCCGGGTTTCGTGCCCGCCTACATCCGGCCGCTGTTCTGCGCGGGCAGGGGACCGTTCCGCTGGGCCGCGCTCTCCGGCGACCCGGCCGACATCGCCGCCACCGACCGCGCCATCCTCGATCTGTTCGGGGACAACGATTCTCTCGTCCGATGGATCCGGCTCGCCGGTGAACGTGTGGCGTACCAGGGACTTCCGGCGCGGATCTGCTGGCTCGGCTACGGCGAACGGCACCTTGCGGGGCTGCGGTTCAACGAGATGGTCGCCAGTGGCGAGCTGTCCGCGCCGGTGGTGATCGGCCGCGACCACCTGGACGCGGGCAGCGTCGCCTCGCCGTATCGCGAGACCGAGGCGATGGCCGACGGCTCCGATGCCATCGCGGACTGGCCACTGCTCAACGCGCTGGTCAACACCGCCTCCGGCGCCACCTGGGTGTCGCTGCACCACGGCGGCGGCGTCGGCATGGGCCGCTCGATCCACGCCGGCCAGGTGTGCGTCGCCGACGGAACTCCGCTTGCCGCACAGAAGATCGAGCGGGTGCTGACCAACGACCCGGGCATGGGCGTGCTCCGGCATGTCGACGCCGGGTACGAACGCGCCTCCGAGGTCGCGGCGCAGCGCGGGATGCGGGTGCCGATGCGGGAGGAGCCGTGA
- the hutH gene encoding histidine ammonia-lyase: MTRTVRMDHGPLDREQVVAVARNGARVELSDEVRENLGEIRRHIDALADADRPTYGISTGFGALAIRHIPAGRRTALQRSLIRSHAAGTGTAVEPEVVRALMLLRLRTLASGHTGVRPATAEALAAMLNADMVPVVYEYGSLGCSGDLAPLAAVALALMGEGELVDGRSAAEALTEAGLEPVTLAEKEGLALTNGTDGMLGMLVLALDDLHRLLDTADLTAAMSVEALLGTDRAFAADLQALRPHPGQTASARRMFAALASSEIVASHRGPECTRVQDAYSLRCAPQVHGAARDTVAHAEAVADRELAAAIDNPVVLADGRVESNGNFHGAPLAYVLDFLAIPIADVASIAERRTDRMLDVTRSHGLPAFLAEDPGVDSGHMIAQYTQAAIVSELKRLAVPASVDSIPSSAMQEDHVSMGWSAARKLRRAVDGLTSVLAIELLTAARALDFRAPLRPAPVTAAARDLLRERVPAPGPDRHLAPEIAAAEELVRSGAVLTALEEA, translated from the coding sequence ATGACGCGCACAGTGCGGATGGACCACGGGCCCCTCGACCGGGAGCAGGTCGTCGCGGTCGCACGGAACGGTGCGAGGGTCGAGCTGTCCGACGAGGTGCGCGAGAACCTCGGCGAGATCCGCCGCCACATCGACGCGCTCGCGGACGCCGACCGGCCGACCTACGGCATTTCGACCGGCTTCGGCGCCCTCGCGATCCGCCACATCCCGGCCGGCCGGCGCACCGCACTGCAGCGGTCCCTCATCCGCTCACACGCCGCCGGCACCGGCACCGCCGTCGAGCCGGAAGTGGTGCGCGCCCTGATGCTTCTCCGCTTGCGCACGCTCGCTTCCGGGCACACCGGTGTCCGTCCGGCCACCGCCGAAGCGCTGGCCGCGATGCTCAACGCGGACATGGTTCCGGTCGTGTACGAATACGGCTCGCTGGGTTGTTCCGGCGATCTCGCGCCGCTCGCGGCCGTCGCGCTCGCCCTGATGGGTGAGGGCGAGCTTGTCGACGGCCGCTCGGCTGCCGAAGCGCTCACCGAGGCGGGCCTCGAACCGGTCACCCTCGCCGAGAAGGAGGGCCTGGCGCTGACCAACGGCACCGACGGGATGCTCGGCATGCTCGTCCTCGCCCTGGACGACCTCCACCGCCTTCTCGACACGGCCGACCTCACAGCCGCGATGAGCGTCGAGGCTCTGCTCGGCACCGACCGAGCCTTCGCCGCCGACCTGCAGGCGCTGCGCCCGCACCCGGGTCAGACCGCGTCCGCGCGCCGCATGTTCGCCGCGCTCGCCAGTTCGGAGATCGTCGCCAGCCACCGCGGCCCGGAGTGCACCCGCGTGCAGGACGCCTACTCACTGCGCTGCGCGCCCCAGGTGCACGGCGCCGCCCGTGACACCGTCGCGCACGCCGAGGCGGTCGCCGACCGGGAACTGGCCGCGGCGATCGACAACCCCGTCGTCCTCGCCGACGGACGGGTGGAGTCGAACGGCAACTTCCACGGCGCGCCACTGGCCTACGTCCTGGACTTCCTGGCCATCCCGATCGCCGACGTCGCCAGCATCGCCGAACGCCGCACCGACCGCATGCTCGACGTGACCCGCTCGCACGGGCTGCCCGCGTTTCTCGCCGAGGACCCCGGCGTCGACTCGGGGCACATGATCGCCCAGTACACGCAGGCGGCGATCGTCAGCGAACTCAAGCGGCTCGCCGTGCCCGCCTCGGTCGACTCGATTCCCAGCAGCGCCATGCAGGAGGACCACGTCTCGATGGGCTGGTCCGCCGCCCGCAAGCTGCGTCGCGCGGTCGACGGGCTGACGTCCGTGCTGGCGATCGAGCTGCTGACCGCCGCCCGCGCGCTCGACTTCCGCGCGCCGCTGCGCCCCGCGCCGGTGACGGCCGCGGCCCGCGACCTGCTCCGGGAACGCGTGCCCGCGCCGGGCCCGGACCGCCACCTCGCACCGGAGATCGCGGCCGCCGAGGAACTCGTCCGTTCGGGAGCCGTCCTGACCGCACTGGAGGAAGCATGA